A stretch of Planococcus citri chromosome 5, ihPlaCitr1.1, whole genome shotgun sequence DNA encodes these proteins:
- the LOC135846571 gene encoding RNA-binding protein 39-like isoform X3, which produces MIVENMADDFDVEALLEAPFKKEVNGEQQPPPEPTFNDEDRNGDKSEDNKFSSNGASSGGDANGNTGGSGKSKHRDKSRDRERRGSKTRHRSRSRHRSKSPRHRSRSKKRSRSRHRSKSSRHRSKSPKKRSKSPRNRSKSPRHLSRAKRSRSRRRSRSPRAPIGIDRDRDRDRPPFKHRSRSRSRDRRRRKKSLTPISLPGRRDPYPPYPRRPPPMLDDLTPEERDARTIFCMQLSQRIRPKELEEFFSSVGKVRDVRLITCNKTRRFKGIAYIEFKDPESVALALGLNGQKLLGIPIVVQPTQAEKNRIGNTMPNLMPRAHPGPVRLYVGSLHYNITEDMLRGIFEPFGKIDSIMLMCDPETGRSKGYGFVTYHNSEDAKKALEQMNGFELAGRPMKVNNVTDRHEFVQTGPGIDETDERAGIDLGATGRLQLMYKLAEGTGMQIPAAAASALNLNPQPAPVVQQTAPPIATQCFLLTNMYDPNAESAENWDMEIRDDVIEECNRHGGCVHVFVDKASPQGNVYVKCPTITTAVAAVNSLHGRWFGGRVITAAYVPVMHYHNLFPETITASTLLTQLKKAAV; this is translated from the exons gaTTGTGGAGAACATGGCCGACGATTTCGACGTCGAAGCTTTGCTAGAAGCTCCTTTCAAGAAAGAAGTAAACGGCGAG CAACAGCCGCCACCAGAACCTACTTTTAACGATGAAGATAGAAACGGCGATAAATCGGAAGATAATAAATTCAG cAGTAATGGAGCCAGCAGCGGAGGCGATGCCAATGGAAACACTGGCGGTAGTGGCAAAAGTAAACATCGAGATAAATCACGCGATCGTGAAAGACGCGGTAGCAAAACTAGACACCGAAGCAGATCTCGTCATCGTAGCAAATCACCGAGACACCGAAGTCGTTCGAAGAAACGTAGTCGATCGCGTCACCGTAGTAAATCATCTCGACATAGGAGTAAATCGCCTAAAAAGCGGAGTAAATCTCCTAGAAATCGCAGCAAATCACCTCGTCATCTCAGCCGTGCAAAACGTAGCAGATCTCGTCGTAGGAGCAGATCACCACGTGCCCCTATAGGTATCGATCGAGATAGAGATCGTGACCGCCCTCCTTTCAAACATCGATCGCGATCACGTAGCCGAGATCGTCGTCGAAGGAAGAAATCATTGACTCCTATTTCGTTACCCGGTAGACGCGATCCTTATCCACCTTATCCGAG GAGACCACCTCCGATGCTTGACGATTTGACACCCGAAGAAAGAGATGCCAGGACTATATTTTGTATGCAACTGTCACAAAGAATCCGACCCAAAGAATTAGAAGAGTTCTTCTCATCAGTTGGCAAA GTAAGGGACGTTAGATTAATTACGTGTAATAAAACCCGTCGGTTTAAAGGCATAGCATATATTGAATTCAAAGATCCGGAATCTGTTGCTTTG GCTTTAGGACTAAACGGGCAGAAATTATTAGGTATTCCAATTGTAGTGCAACCCACACAAGCAGAAAAGAATAGAATCGGAAACACGATGCCAAATCTGATGCCACGAGCGCATCCGGGACCTGTACGACTCTATGTTGGCTCTTTGCATTATAATATCACCGAAGACATGTTACGAGGCATATTCGAACCTTTCGGCAAAATTGACAGTATCATGTTGATGTGTGATCCAGAAACTGGACGGTCCAAAGGATATGGCTTTGTAACG TATCATAATTCCGAAGACGCTAAGAAAGCTTTGGAACAGATGAACGGTTTCGAATTGGCCGGTAGACCTATGAAAGTAAATAATGTTACAGACAGACATGAATTCGTACAAACAGGACCCGGTATTGACGAAACCGATGAACGAGCTGGTATCGATTTAGGAGCTACTGGAAGACTGCAATTAATGTATAAATTAGCTGAAG gAACTGGTATGCAGATTCCGGCAGCAGCTGCAAGCGCTTTAAATTTGAACCCTCAACCTGCACCGGTTGTTCAACAAACCGCCCCACCGATAGCCACACAATGCTTTTTACTAACAAATATGTACGACCCGAACGC cGAATCGGCGGAGAATTGGGACATGGAAATAAGAGATGACGTTATCGAAGAATGCAATAGGCACGGTGGATGCGTACACGTGTTCGTCGATAAAGCGTCTCCACAAGGTAACGTTTACGTGAAATGTCCAACGATCACGACTGCCGTAGCTGCGGTCAATTCGCTTCATGGACGTTGGTTCGGAG GTCGAGTGATTACAGCAGCCTACGTTCCTGTTATGCATTACCATAATTTATTCCCCGAAACGATAACAGCGTCGACTTTATTAACACAATTGAAGAAAGCAGCGGTGTAA
- the LOC135846546 gene encoding uncharacterized protein LOC135846546 — MNLIVIAVIFGLCFVKIHGNIIFKAKFMGNNKVEGDGYSVHALSVSHCLALCNKNKSCDAVTFNDEIKKCRLFKRCVPLQISANNSHYWFYAKRPPVSDDGYFYEERSDTCLKVTNQSLPYELANRLCSLDKGYLAVLYSAELRQLAKEILFISGHSEAWVHPPLKSYIKYAKNYGLRKKRWISTNENNPELDECWFVQNHTIVKQPSCEDKKRLSICQLPTY; from the exons ATGAATCTAATTGTGATCGCAGTGATTTTCGGTTTGTGTTTTGTTAAAATTCACggcaatattatttttaaagccAAGTTCATGGGTAATAATAAAGTCGAAGGAGATGGCTACTCCGTCCACGCGTTATCCGTATCTCATTGTTTAGCTTtatgcaataaaaataaatcctGCGACGCTGTCACCTTCAACGATGAAATCAAAAAGTGCAGATTATTCAAGAGATGCGTTCCTTTACAGATTTCCGCAAATAATAGTCATTATTGGTTTTATGCTAAAAGACCTCCTG tttcagatgACGGTTACTTTTACGAAGAACGCAGCGACACGTGTTTAAAAGTCACCAATCAATCATTACCGTACGAATTAGCAAACCGACTGTGTTCACTAGATAAAGGATATTTAGCGGTTCTGTATTCGGCCGAATTAAGACAATTAGCcaaagaaattttattcatttctggTCATTCGGAAGCTTGGGTTCATCCACCGCTAAAATCATATataaaatatgccaaaaattaTG GCTTAAGAAAGAAAAGATGGATCAGTACGAATGAAAATAACCCCGAATTGGACGAATGTTGGTTTGTACAAAATCACACGATCGTAAAACAACCCTCGTGCGAGGATAAAAAAAGGCTGAGTATTTGTCAACTTCCTACGTATTAA
- the LOC135846545 gene encoding ataxin-3-like: MEYIFHEKQEGRLCAQHCLNSLLQGPYFSPIELGDLAQSIDSQERDRMAECGTESDSYKEFVKQPSENVDDSGYFSLEVINAALVPWNLELIPFNSSEERAQLAREDPASMSAYICNYHHHWYTIRKIGHQWFNLDSTIKKPRLLSETYLAVYLAQIRTEGYSIFIVFGELPPCEADEILKLTPVTEPSADQSRQSSIPCIDIDNDEDDENLQLALQMSLQDPPLVTNTPQQALPVVDLDEVRKKRMQRFG, translated from the exons ATGGAATACATTTTCCACGAAAAG CAAGAAGGGCGACTTTGTGCTCAACACTGCTTGAACTCTCTGCTCCAAGGACCGTATTTTTCTCCCATTGAACTAGGCGATTTGGCTCAAAGTATCGATAGTCAAGAACGAGATCGTATGGCTGAATGTGGCACCGAATCTGATTCGTACAAAGAGTTCGTTAAA CAACCTTCAGAGAATGTGGACGATTCAGGGTACTTTTCTTTAGAAGTAATTAACGCTGCTTTAGTGCCTTGGAATTTAGAATTGATACCTTTCAATAGTTCTGAAGAACGAGCTCAATTAGCTCGTGAAGATCCAGC atccATGTCCGCTTACATTTGTAATTATCATCATCACTGGTATACGATTCGTAAAATTGGTCATCAATGGTTTAATTTAGATTCGACGATTAAAAAACCTAGATTATTATCGGAAACGTATCTAGCAGTTTATTTAGCTCAGATCCGAACCGAAG GTTACTCGATATTTATAGTATTTGGTGAACTGCCACCTTGCGAGGCGGATGAAATACTGAAATTGACTCCAGTAACAGAACCATCTGCGGATCAATCTCGTCAGTCGTCAATTCCTTGTATTGATATCGATAACgatgaagatgatgaaaatCTTCAACTAGCTTTGCAAATGAGCTTACAAGATCCTCCTTTGGTGACCAATACTCCGCAACAAG cGCTCCCTGTAGTGGATTTAGACGAGGTACGAAAAAAACGAATGCAGCGATTCGGTTAG
- the LOC135846571 gene encoding uncharacterized protein LOC135846571 isoform X1, with protein sequence MIVENMADDFDVEALLEAPFKKEVNGEQQPPPEPTFNDEDRNGDKSEDNKFRFESFDEMRPKGTVGRTPGFTVLEVKPNVYHALCEICNNAITNTAKKRLEQHRQFCIRRNSDQNQTQSNSNSMIRSTTSSNSNSSDAAPRSKRSRRVVNYAAGEGELINDSEILDDPPPLPQTQTAQNHNNKDDDDDDDHDRDPDYNPSLDEYDGNNTIESMEVLFAENGEEIMRNISVRSSNPLPCTPPTSGDESLRSQSSRNRRMFDVFNRGKSNISSNSSSSLNDSSRSQSITSETESGSTTSSSVSPSPVLSKRNKKQQSMQSFADKVTKAQSERITAAVGDFFFACNIPFNVVTSKYFENMIRELRPGFVQHIPGRKKLSTTVLDDRYKHHIESVNAKRPNVHESVMLIDGWKNSSSNEKTVVTMLHTVGTENIFLQAFDITGSSETGVKLEKIVQESEKIANEKFGTNVYAVLSDNASTMKLMGNLTALWHSTCKSHTGNLLAKDLVDKDLKTEMLAIIREFKQPDFENYIIKLGGLKMISPGDTRWCSYRDAYRRVIVNLPHMKRIMLDGSNIGLKKTVKANVQKLIIDDAFIQKVKDQIELLNPVCEVINFCQKKDCSLADGTSAWFNLKLPSKYDNNAHVQNVLNLRKAMALDVYSQTAYYLHPKYHVEATEKIDTDDFPIVQDFVIENLDAKGIESWSMFINKECVFNTLFLKKVVDPTAFWTVAAAKHPNLSKFALKLLRMPASTAQLERLFSHWHDVHSLIRNRLKFERSKKLAAIYYTLRSVDNLLSEEESDCENENESE encoded by the exons gaTTGTGGAGAACATGGCCGACGATTTCGACGTCGAAGCTTTGCTAGAAGCTCCTTTCAAGAAAGAAGTAAACGGCGAG CAACAGCCGCCACCAGAACCTACTTTTAACGATGAAGATAGAAACGGCGATAAATCGGAAGATAATAAATTCAG atttgaaagttttgatgAGATGAGACCAAAGGGTACTGTTGGAAGAACCCCGGGTTTTACTGTATTGGAAGTGAAACCCAACGTTTACCATGCGTTATGCGAAATTTGCAATAATGCAATCACAAATACCGCCAAAAAACGGCTTGAACAACATAg ACAATTTTGTATTCGTCGAAATTCTGACCAAAACCAAACCCAATCGAATTCGAATTCTATGATAAGAAGTACAACTAGCAGTAATAGTAATTCTAGTGATGCCGCCCCAAGATCAAAAAGATCAAGAAGAGTTGTTAATTATGCCGCTGGAGAAGGAGAATTGATCAATGATTCGGAGATCTTGGATGATCCGCCACCTCTACCTCAAACTCAAACGGCTCAAAATCATAATAATaaagacgacgatgacgacgatgatcATGATCGTGATCCTGATTACAACCCTTCTCTTGATGAATATGACGGCAACAATACGATTGAAAGTATGGAAGTTTTGTTTGCTGAGAATGGAGAAGAAATTATGAGA AATATTTCAGTGCGGAGTTCTAATCCACTTCCATGTACTCCTCCGACATCAGGTGATGAAAGTCTGAGATCGCAATCTTCTCGAAATCGTCGAATGTTTGATGTGTTCAACAGAGGTAAATCTAATATATCATCGAATTCATCTTCATCGTTAAATGATTCTTCACGTTCGCAATCAATAACTAGCGAAACTGAAAGTGGTTCAACAACTTCAAGTTCTGTTTCGCCATCACCTGTACtttcaaaaagaaacaaaaagcAGCAGTCTATGCAAAGCTTTGCTGATAAAGTAACGAAAGCTCAAAGTGAACGAATCACTGCTGCGGttggagactttttttttgcatgtaatATACCATTTAACGTTGTAACctcgaaatattttgaaaatatgatccGTGAATTGCGACCTGGGTTCGTTCAGCATATACCTGGtcgcaaaaaattatcaactacTGTGTTGGATGATCGGTATAAGCACCATATAGAATCGGTGAATGCAAAACGTCCAAATGTACACGAATCAGTTATGTTAATCGATGGTTGGAAAAACTCTTCCAGCAATGAAAAAACTGTCGTTACGATGCTCCATACTGTTGGtaccgaaaatatttttctacaaGCTTTTGATATCACTGGTAGCTCCGAAACAGgtgtaaaacttgaaaaaatagtgCAAGAATcggaaaaaattgcgaatgaaaaatttggaacaaatgTGTATGCTGTATTATCGGATAACGCTTCGACCATGAAGTTAATGGGCAATTTAACAGCTCTATGGCATTCGACTTGCAAGAGTCACACCGGTAATCTCCTTGCTAAGGACCTAGTTGATAAAGATTTGAAAACAGAGATGCTCGCCATCATCAGAGAATTTAAACAACctgatttcgaaaattatatAATCAAGTTAGGCGGACTCAAGATGATTTCTCCTGGCGATACACGTTGGTGTAGCTACCGAGATGCATACCGGCGCGTTATAGTCAACCTACCTCATATGAAAAGAATCATGCTGGATGGAAGCAACATTGGCCTGAAAAAAACTGTGAAAGCGAATGTTCAGAAACTTATTATAGACGATGCATTTATTCAAAAAGTGAAAGACCAAATCGAATTGCTTAACCCAGTCTGTgaagttattaatttttgtcaGAAGAAGGACTGTTCTTTAGCTGATGGTACTAGTGCATGGTTTAATTTGAAACTACCTTCGAAGTATGACAATAATGCTcatgttcaaaatgttttgaatctCCGAAAAGCGATGGCGTTAGATGTATATTCGCAGACTGCTTATTATCTACATCCGAAGTATCATGTTGAAGCTaccgaaaaaattgacactgaTGATTTTCCCATTGTTCAAGATTTCGTGATAGAGAATTTAGACGCCAAAGGTATCGAATCTTGGTCGATGTTTATTAATAAAGAATGTGTATTTAATACGTTGTTTTTAAAGAAAGTTGTCGATCCAACTGCATTTTGGACAGTTGCAGCTGCGAAGCACCCTAATTTGTCGAAGTTTGCTTTAAAACTGTTAAGAATGCCAGCTTCAACTGCACAGTTGGAAAGACTATTCTCACATTGGCATGATGTTCACAGCTTGATTCGCAATCGGCTGAAAtttgaaagatcaaaaaaaCTAGCAGCCATTTATTATACATTACGAAGTGTAGATAATTTATTATCTGAAGAAGAATCTGattgtgaaaatgaaaacgaatccgaATGA
- the LOC135846571 gene encoding uncharacterized protein LOC135846571 isoform X2, with amino-acid sequence MADDFDVEALLEAPFKKEVNGEQQPPPEPTFNDEDRNGDKSEDNKFRFESFDEMRPKGTVGRTPGFTVLEVKPNVYHALCEICNNAITNTAKKRLEQHRQFCIRRNSDQNQTQSNSNSMIRSTTSSNSNSSDAAPRSKRSRRVVNYAAGEGELINDSEILDDPPPLPQTQTAQNHNNKDDDDDDDHDRDPDYNPSLDEYDGNNTIESMEVLFAENGEEIMRNISVRSSNPLPCTPPTSGDESLRSQSSRNRRMFDVFNRGKSNISSNSSSSLNDSSRSQSITSETESGSTTSSSVSPSPVLSKRNKKQQSMQSFADKVTKAQSERITAAVGDFFFACNIPFNVVTSKYFENMIRELRPGFVQHIPGRKKLSTTVLDDRYKHHIESVNAKRPNVHESVMLIDGWKNSSSNEKTVVTMLHTVGTENIFLQAFDITGSSETGVKLEKIVQESEKIANEKFGTNVYAVLSDNASTMKLMGNLTALWHSTCKSHTGNLLAKDLVDKDLKTEMLAIIREFKQPDFENYIIKLGGLKMISPGDTRWCSYRDAYRRVIVNLPHMKRIMLDGSNIGLKKTVKANVQKLIIDDAFIQKVKDQIELLNPVCEVINFCQKKDCSLADGTSAWFNLKLPSKYDNNAHVQNVLNLRKAMALDVYSQTAYYLHPKYHVEATEKIDTDDFPIVQDFVIENLDAKGIESWSMFINKECVFNTLFLKKVVDPTAFWTVAAAKHPNLSKFALKLLRMPASTAQLERLFSHWHDVHSLIRNRLKFERSKKLAAIYYTLRSVDNLLSEEESDCENENESE; translated from the exons ATGGCCGACGATTTCGACGTCGAAGCTTTGCTAGAAGCTCCTTTCAAGAAAGAAGTAAACGGCGAG CAACAGCCGCCACCAGAACCTACTTTTAACGATGAAGATAGAAACGGCGATAAATCGGAAGATAATAAATTCAG atttgaaagttttgatgAGATGAGACCAAAGGGTACTGTTGGAAGAACCCCGGGTTTTACTGTATTGGAAGTGAAACCCAACGTTTACCATGCGTTATGCGAAATTTGCAATAATGCAATCACAAATACCGCCAAAAAACGGCTTGAACAACATAg ACAATTTTGTATTCGTCGAAATTCTGACCAAAACCAAACCCAATCGAATTCGAATTCTATGATAAGAAGTACAACTAGCAGTAATAGTAATTCTAGTGATGCCGCCCCAAGATCAAAAAGATCAAGAAGAGTTGTTAATTATGCCGCTGGAGAAGGAGAATTGATCAATGATTCGGAGATCTTGGATGATCCGCCACCTCTACCTCAAACTCAAACGGCTCAAAATCATAATAATaaagacgacgatgacgacgatgatcATGATCGTGATCCTGATTACAACCCTTCTCTTGATGAATATGACGGCAACAATACGATTGAAAGTATGGAAGTTTTGTTTGCTGAGAATGGAGAAGAAATTATGAGA AATATTTCAGTGCGGAGTTCTAATCCACTTCCATGTACTCCTCCGACATCAGGTGATGAAAGTCTGAGATCGCAATCTTCTCGAAATCGTCGAATGTTTGATGTGTTCAACAGAGGTAAATCTAATATATCATCGAATTCATCTTCATCGTTAAATGATTCTTCACGTTCGCAATCAATAACTAGCGAAACTGAAAGTGGTTCAACAACTTCAAGTTCTGTTTCGCCATCACCTGTACtttcaaaaagaaacaaaaagcAGCAGTCTATGCAAAGCTTTGCTGATAAAGTAACGAAAGCTCAAAGTGAACGAATCACTGCTGCGGttggagactttttttttgcatgtaatATACCATTTAACGTTGTAACctcgaaatattttgaaaatatgatccGTGAATTGCGACCTGGGTTCGTTCAGCATATACCTGGtcgcaaaaaattatcaactacTGTGTTGGATGATCGGTATAAGCACCATATAGAATCGGTGAATGCAAAACGTCCAAATGTACACGAATCAGTTATGTTAATCGATGGTTGGAAAAACTCTTCCAGCAATGAAAAAACTGTCGTTACGATGCTCCATACTGTTGGtaccgaaaatatttttctacaaGCTTTTGATATCACTGGTAGCTCCGAAACAGgtgtaaaacttgaaaaaatagtgCAAGAATcggaaaaaattgcgaatgaaaaatttggaacaaatgTGTATGCTGTATTATCGGATAACGCTTCGACCATGAAGTTAATGGGCAATTTAACAGCTCTATGGCATTCGACTTGCAAGAGTCACACCGGTAATCTCCTTGCTAAGGACCTAGTTGATAAAGATTTGAAAACAGAGATGCTCGCCATCATCAGAGAATTTAAACAACctgatttcgaaaattatatAATCAAGTTAGGCGGACTCAAGATGATTTCTCCTGGCGATACACGTTGGTGTAGCTACCGAGATGCATACCGGCGCGTTATAGTCAACCTACCTCATATGAAAAGAATCATGCTGGATGGAAGCAACATTGGCCTGAAAAAAACTGTGAAAGCGAATGTTCAGAAACTTATTATAGACGATGCATTTATTCAAAAAGTGAAAGACCAAATCGAATTGCTTAACCCAGTCTGTgaagttattaatttttgtcaGAAGAAGGACTGTTCTTTAGCTGATGGTACTAGTGCATGGTTTAATTTGAAACTACCTTCGAAGTATGACAATAATGCTcatgttcaaaatgttttgaatctCCGAAAAGCGATGGCGTTAGATGTATATTCGCAGACTGCTTATTATCTACATCCGAAGTATCATGTTGAAGCTaccgaaaaaattgacactgaTGATTTTCCCATTGTTCAAGATTTCGTGATAGAGAATTTAGACGCCAAAGGTATCGAATCTTGGTCGATGTTTATTAATAAAGAATGTGTATTTAATACGTTGTTTTTAAAGAAAGTTGTCGATCCAACTGCATTTTGGACAGTTGCAGCTGCGAAGCACCCTAATTTGTCGAAGTTTGCTTTAAAACTGTTAAGAATGCCAGCTTCAACTGCACAGTTGGAAAGACTATTCTCACATTGGCATGATGTTCACAGCTTGATTCGCAATCGGCTGAAAtttgaaagatcaaaaaaaCTAGCAGCCATTTATTATACATTACGAAGTGTAGATAATTTATTATCTGAAGAAGAATCTGattgtgaaaatgaaaacgaatccgaATGA
- the LOC135846571 gene encoding RNA-binding protein 39-like isoform X4 encodes MIVENMADDFDVEALLEAPFKKEVNGEQQPPPEPTFNDEDRNGDKSEDNKFSNGASSGGDANGNTGGSGKSKHRDKSRDRERRGSKTRHRSRSRHRSKSPRHRSRSKKRSRSRHRSKSSRHRSKSPKKRSKSPRNRSKSPRHLSRAKRSRSRRRSRSPRAPIGIDRDRDRDRPPFKHRSRSRSRDRRRRKKSLTPISLPGRRDPYPPYPRRPPPMLDDLTPEERDARTIFCMQLSQRIRPKELEEFFSSVGKVRDVRLITCNKTRRFKGIAYIEFKDPESVALALGLNGQKLLGIPIVVQPTQAEKNRIGNTMPNLMPRAHPGPVRLYVGSLHYNITEDMLRGIFEPFGKIDSIMLMCDPETGRSKGYGFVTYHNSEDAKKALEQMNGFELAGRPMKVNNVTDRHEFVQTGPGIDETDERAGIDLGATGRLQLMYKLAEGTGMQIPAAAASALNLNPQPAPVVQQTAPPIATQCFLLTNMYDPNAESAENWDMEIRDDVIEECNRHGGCVHVFVDKASPQGNVYVKCPTITTAVAAVNSLHGRWFGGRVITAAYVPVMHYHNLFPETITASTLLTQLKKAAV; translated from the exons gaTTGTGGAGAACATGGCCGACGATTTCGACGTCGAAGCTTTGCTAGAAGCTCCTTTCAAGAAAGAAGTAAACGGCGAG CAACAGCCGCCACCAGAACCTACTTTTAACGATGAAGATAGAAACGGCGATAAATCGGAAGATAATAAATTCAG TAATGGAGCCAGCAGCGGAGGCGATGCCAATGGAAACACTGGCGGTAGTGGCAAAAGTAAACATCGAGATAAATCACGCGATCGTGAAAGACGCGGTAGCAAAACTAGACACCGAAGCAGATCTCGTCATCGTAGCAAATCACCGAGACACCGAAGTCGTTCGAAGAAACGTAGTCGATCGCGTCACCGTAGTAAATCATCTCGACATAGGAGTAAATCGCCTAAAAAGCGGAGTAAATCTCCTAGAAATCGCAGCAAATCACCTCGTCATCTCAGCCGTGCAAAACGTAGCAGATCTCGTCGTAGGAGCAGATCACCACGTGCCCCTATAGGTATCGATCGAGATAGAGATCGTGACCGCCCTCCTTTCAAACATCGATCGCGATCACGTAGCCGAGATCGTCGTCGAAGGAAGAAATCATTGACTCCTATTTCGTTACCCGGTAGACGCGATCCTTATCCACCTTATCCGAG GAGACCACCTCCGATGCTTGACGATTTGACACCCGAAGAAAGAGATGCCAGGACTATATTTTGTATGCAACTGTCACAAAGAATCCGACCCAAAGAATTAGAAGAGTTCTTCTCATCAGTTGGCAAA GTAAGGGACGTTAGATTAATTACGTGTAATAAAACCCGTCGGTTTAAAGGCATAGCATATATTGAATTCAAAGATCCGGAATCTGTTGCTTTG GCTTTAGGACTAAACGGGCAGAAATTATTAGGTATTCCAATTGTAGTGCAACCCACACAAGCAGAAAAGAATAGAATCGGAAACACGATGCCAAATCTGATGCCACGAGCGCATCCGGGACCTGTACGACTCTATGTTGGCTCTTTGCATTATAATATCACCGAAGACATGTTACGAGGCATATTCGAACCTTTCGGCAAAATTGACAGTATCATGTTGATGTGTGATCCAGAAACTGGACGGTCCAAAGGATATGGCTTTGTAACG TATCATAATTCCGAAGACGCTAAGAAAGCTTTGGAACAGATGAACGGTTTCGAATTGGCCGGTAGACCTATGAAAGTAAATAATGTTACAGACAGACATGAATTCGTACAAACAGGACCCGGTATTGACGAAACCGATGAACGAGCTGGTATCGATTTAGGAGCTACTGGAAGACTGCAATTAATGTATAAATTAGCTGAAG gAACTGGTATGCAGATTCCGGCAGCAGCTGCAAGCGCTTTAAATTTGAACCCTCAACCTGCACCGGTTGTTCAACAAACCGCCCCACCGATAGCCACACAATGCTTTTTACTAACAAATATGTACGACCCGAACGC cGAATCGGCGGAGAATTGGGACATGGAAATAAGAGATGACGTTATCGAAGAATGCAATAGGCACGGTGGATGCGTACACGTGTTCGTCGATAAAGCGTCTCCACAAGGTAACGTTTACGTGAAATGTCCAACGATCACGACTGCCGTAGCTGCGGTCAATTCGCTTCATGGACGTTGGTTCGGAG GTCGAGTGATTACAGCAGCCTACGTTCCTGTTATGCATTACCATAATTTATTCCCCGAAACGATAACAGCGTCGACTTTATTAACACAATTGAAGAAAGCAGCGGTGTAA